In a single window of the Methanolobus psychrophilus R15 genome:
- a CDS encoding hydantoinase, translating to MHYSLGIDAGGTYTDAVIIRNSDREVIDTNKALTTYPDLLKGIENAIDGLDEQYLRDVRLVSVSTTLATNTILEKTGYPVALILIGKHTLPGSTPIQELAVIKGGHNLNGTEDERLDTEAIKEYVLKVRDRVSAFAVSSYFSIRNPDHELRAKELINAMTGLPVVCGHELSQDLGAYERGVTAYLNAQLLPVARHFIDAIMSDIRKRGINAKLMMLKCDGSVIGIEEALEKPIESVFSGPAASLMGASFLSRSDTCAVIDVGGTSTDVSLTHGGFPQLVDTGAVVGGWHTKVKAIRMETSAMGGDSHVWIRNRGVNIGPRRVVPLCLAAVKYPGFKELLKSGRTPSRFQLAENIQPTKFFVKTGKEGIGLGNHEKEILAIIGEEPVSINDIFWKLGRLISPDHIDSLIQKRLVQAIGFTPTDALHVLGEYTEWDTEASITGAKILARLTPMDEYELCRKVKEEVAINMALSLMGYMFEGVERQAIEKILRGDYYSQFKVNVPVILLGGPVRAYVEELGNLIDAQIIVPEHAEVGNAVGALVGKGIKRIEILVKSFYEKSQRSILVFSPEGRKQFETHQEAVEYATKLGNQLILDYMVDSGIEYDDIDISVKSENLAMEDGSGSPIETRLVFLGVGVPKA from the coding sequence ATGCACTATAGTCTTGGGATAGATGCCGGTGGAACTTATACAGATGCAGTGATCATTAGGAACTCTGACAGGGAAGTTATTGATACCAATAAGGCCCTGACAACTTATCCTGATCTTCTGAAGGGAATCGAGAACGCTATTGACGGCCTTGATGAGCAATACCTCCGGGATGTAAGGCTTGTTTCTGTTTCTACTACTCTTGCTACCAATACGATACTTGAGAAGACAGGGTATCCTGTAGCACTTATCCTCATTGGCAAGCACACTCTTCCGGGAAGTACACCAATCCAGGAGCTTGCAGTGATAAAGGGAGGCCACAATCTTAATGGCACTGAGGATGAAAGGCTTGATACCGAAGCTATCAAAGAGTACGTTTTAAAAGTCAGGGACAGGGTATCAGCATTTGCAGTATCCTCCTATTTCAGTATAAGGAATCCTGATCATGAACTGCGGGCCAAGGAACTGATCAACGCAATGACCGGTCTGCCCGTGGTGTGCGGCCATGAGCTCTCCCAGGACCTGGGAGCTTATGAAAGAGGGGTAACGGCATACCTCAATGCACAATTGCTGCCTGTTGCACGCCATTTCATAGATGCCATCATGTCCGATATCAGGAAAAGAGGAATCAATGCTAAGCTGATGATGCTCAAGTGTGATGGTTCTGTCATCGGTATCGAGGAGGCACTGGAAAAACCCATAGAATCTGTTTTTTCGGGGCCTGCTGCAAGTCTTATGGGTGCATCTTTCCTGTCTAGGAGTGACACATGTGCTGTGATCGATGTGGGTGGGACAAGCACCGATGTATCACTGACACATGGCGGTTTTCCGCAGCTTGTTGATACCGGCGCAGTGGTCGGCGGCTGGCATACAAAAGTGAAGGCTATACGCATGGAAACCTCTGCAATGGGGGGAGACAGTCATGTGTGGATCAGGAACAGGGGTGTCAACATCGGACCGCGGCGAGTGGTTCCTTTGTGTCTTGCTGCTGTGAAATACCCTGGTTTTAAGGAATTACTAAAGTCAGGGCGTACCCCTTCCAGATTCCAGCTTGCAGAGAACATCCAGCCTACGAAGTTCTTTGTCAAGACCGGGAAGGAGGGCATTGGCCTGGGCAATCATGAGAAGGAGATACTGGCAATAATAGGTGAAGAGCCTGTTTCTATCAATGATATCTTCTGGAAGCTGGGCAGGCTGATATCTCCTGATCATATAGATTCCCTCATACAGAAAAGGCTCGTCCAGGCCATTGGTTTTACTCCCACCGACGCACTCCATGTGCTGGGCGAGTATACGGAGTGGGACACCGAGGCTTCCATAACAGGAGCTAAGATCCTTGCGAGACTGACTCCCATGGATGAATATGAACTTTGCCGGAAAGTCAAGGAAGAAGTGGCTATAAACATGGCTTTAAGCCTCATGGGATACATGTTCGAAGGTGTTGAAAGGCAGGCTATTGAGAAGATCCTCCGGGGCGATTATTATTCCCAGTTCAAGGTCAATGTGCCGGTGATCCTGCTCGGAGGGCCTGTGCGTGCTTATGTTGAAGAACTTGGGAATCTCATCGATGCACAGATCATAGTTCCTGAGCATGCTGAAGTCGGCAATGCAGTGGGAGCGCTGGTTGGCAAGGGAATAAAGAGGATTGAGATACTGGTCAAATCATTCTACGAAAAGTCCCAGAGGTCTATCCTGGTATTTTCCCCGGAAGGAAGAAAGCAGTTTGAAACCCATCAGGAGGCTGTTGAATATGCCACAAAGCTTGGCAACCAGCTCATACTTGATTATATGGTGGATTCTGGCAT
- a CDS encoding signal transduction histidine kinase, with protein MEWKNISLKVKLILYIVVGTLLVLIASTAMTISTVTSQEEDLAYKQATEMARNYANNFNGDMEKNKAIAETIAVSMGSYDSINREETNSMLYNLLVHHPHLLGTYIAYEPDAFDGQDHLFVNSSGHDATGRFIPYWNKINGPIRLDPLLEYDTLDYYQLPKKTESDVLTEPYYYEGVFIVSYVSPIIKNGEFVGIGGVDVSLNYLDDTISTVKAFESGYAFMTGNTGILVSHPFNKDWIGEKTLYDFDIPEISRAAGDIREGKSGHVKTIDPNTGKTVIMFYEPIRTGNFSFILVVPEDEIFAGVTTLSDKLLEISLISLIFMAGVSYLIALSFTEPIKNIVSDFKNISEDAVRGKLDSRAKTDVQKDFKEIPMGLNEILDSVIAPVRDTIRLTNALAKGELGERSNLNVKGEFRQLANTLDDFAESLDTIIKDSSEVLSAVQNNDFSRQVKVYGEGDFRILTEGIEKTRETLSEMIQEREKLEEIRKKEIHHRIKNNLQVISSLLDLEADKFTDESVIEAFKESQNRVISMALVHEELYRSQDMESIDFSDYLMKLVNELSYSYVIEKESIKIKTDVETVFLDMDTAIPLGMIVNELISNSFKHAFSPGEKGEIHVNLSLDNGKLILAVGDNGTGFPEHINFRETDSLGLQLVTTLISQIGGILELERDGGTSFRITLN; from the coding sequence ATGGAATGGAAAAACATTTCCTTAAAGGTCAAACTCATCCTGTATATTGTCGTAGGCACTTTGCTTGTACTCATAGCCAGCACCGCGATGACCATATCCACTGTTACTTCCCAGGAAGAAGATCTTGCATACAAACAGGCGACAGAGATGGCCAGGAACTATGCCAACAACTTCAACGGAGATATGGAGAAGAACAAGGCCATTGCAGAAACAATAGCTGTGAGCATGGGTAGCTATGACTCCATCAACCGAGAGGAAACAAATAGTATGCTATACAACCTGCTGGTGCATCATCCTCACCTTCTTGGCACTTATATAGCTTATGAACCGGATGCATTTGACGGACAGGACCATTTGTTTGTGAACTCTTCCGGACATGATGCAACAGGCAGGTTCATTCCCTACTGGAACAAGATCAACGGACCCATCCGCCTTGATCCTCTCCTGGAGTATGATACCCTTGATTACTATCAGTTACCAAAGAAAACAGAAAGTGATGTATTAACTGAGCCTTACTACTATGAAGGAGTATTCATTGTTAGTTACGTATCTCCAATCATAAAGAACGGTGAATTCGTAGGTATCGGAGGCGTGGACGTCTCCCTCAATTACCTGGATGATACGATCAGCACTGTGAAAGCTTTTGAGAGTGGTTATGCCTTCATGACCGGCAATACAGGCATACTCGTCTCGCATCCTTTTAATAAAGACTGGATAGGAGAAAAAACGCTGTACGATTTTGACATACCCGAGATATCAAGAGCAGCAGGTGATATCCGGGAAGGGAAAAGCGGTCATGTGAAAACCATTGACCCAAACACCGGAAAAACAGTCATCATGTTCTATGAGCCTATAAGGACAGGTAATTTCTCATTCATACTTGTCGTTCCTGAGGATGAAATATTTGCAGGTGTGACAACTCTCAGTGACAAGTTGCTGGAGATATCCCTTATATCCCTGATATTCATGGCAGGAGTATCATACCTGATAGCACTATCCTTTACCGAGCCAATAAAGAACATTGTCAGTGATTTTAAGAATATATCAGAGGATGCCGTTAGAGGAAAACTGGATTCAAGGGCCAAAACTGATGTCCAGAAGGATTTCAAGGAGATACCTATGGGCCTGAATGAGATCCTGGACTCTGTAATAGCCCCTGTGCGTGATACCATCCGCCTGACCAATGCACTGGCTAAGGGGGAGCTGGGTGAACGCTCCAATCTCAATGTCAAAGGAGAGTTCAGGCAACTTGCAAATACCCTCGATGACTTTGCCGAATCACTTGACACAATTATCAAGGACTCGAGTGAGGTATTATCGGCAGTACAGAATAACGATTTCTCCCGTCAGGTAAAGGTATACGGGGAAGGGGATTTCAGGATCCTGACAGAAGGCATCGAGAAGACTAGGGAAACACTCTCAGAGATGATACAGGAACGCGAAAAACTTGAAGAGATACGGAAAAAGGAGATACATCACAGGATAAAGAACAACCTTCAGGTAATTTCAAGCCTGCTTGACCTTGAGGCAGATAAGTTCACTGATGAAAGCGTCATTGAAGCTTTTAAAGAAAGCCAGAACCGCGTAATCTCCATGGCGCTGGTCCATGAAGAGCTCTACAGGTCACAGGATATGGAAAGTATAGATTTCTCGGATTATCTTATGAAGCTTGTAAATGAACTGTCATATTCGTATGTAATAGAAAAGGAAAGCATTAAGATCAAAACCGACGTTGAGACTGTATTTTTGGACATGGACACTGCCATTCCTCTGGGGATGATCGTGAACGAACTTATCTCAAATTCGTTCAAACATGCTTTCTCACCCGGGGAAAAGGGTGAGATCCATGTTAATCTCAGTCTTGACAACGGAAAGCTGATACTCGCAGTAGGGGACAATGGTACCGGTTTCCCTGAGCACATCAATTTCAGGGAAACTGATTCACTGGGACTGCAACTGGTCACAACCCTCATATCGCAGATAGGGGGCATCCTCGAACTTGAAAGAGATGGCGGTACAAGCTTCAGAATAACGTTGAACTGA